DNA from Ananas comosus cultivar F153 linkage group 12, ASM154086v1, whole genome shotgun sequence:
acaagaagaaaaataattagcgGCTTAAAATGCATGATCATCTACACATACATCGAAATTGATAGTAAGAGGCTAAGAGCaggaattattttttctttttttttgacttgaTAGTAAAAGCAgcattaaaaataacaaaaaaaataagaaagagaaTTTCCCATGAACCCcttctattttattataaacCCAGGATAAGTCACATTTATATggattaacttaaaattttacatttttgtcCCCCTGCTATGTGAGGCATTAGTGAGATACTAATAGTTGTTATTGACAGCCAGGATAGCACTTGCAAAATTTTGCGAAAGGAAAATATAGAAGGTATCAATTTGTAATTggaaataataacaaaaaaagataCTAAAACCGTAAAAGATGTATGGACTCACCTTCTTCACTCCGCGGATCTTCTTGGCCCTATTCTTCCGCTCCTTCATCTGCTTCCTTGACTTCTCAACCTTTGTAGCAAGCCCGTTCTGCTCCAATGACACCAAATTTAAATCACCATATAGAATGTTGCAACGTTAAGAAATAAATCATTGATTCAGTACTACAGAAAATTTATTTACTGAACCACTATTTGACAAATGAATCAAGTCCCCACCAAGATAATTTCAACAAGAACACCAAGAAGAGCTCACGACAATTAGGAATGCAATGAAGATACAGCCACTCAAATAAAAGTTCAGTAAATAACTTCAGGGGATTGGATATCAATTAAAGCATAATATGCTACGAATATTCTTTTATGACTCATTCATCAATCTCTCTATTTTAGATCATATAGCGTGTAAATTCAGATTTAAGAGTTCTCATATTAGCAGATTCATAGAAACCAAGGTAAATAATCTTGCATGGCAAAAGCAACAATAGCGAATTAAGCCTCATCCAATCTCACAACAAAGCCGGaggttatatttattttaaaacattaaataCCAAGAGAAGATGGTGGAACTTACATTACAGCAGATTAGTCATCAAAAGGACAGGGATTATACTACATGTCCAGCAAAGGATTAAAAATCCAGGATTAATTTCTTCAATGCTCTCCTTACAGGTTGGAATTTCATAAACACccttttaaattgtaaaatatcACTAGTGCCCTTACAATATAGATTTTGAaggggcatctatgatattttaaagttttcaaGGATTATGTTTGGAATTGCCCCCCAAAAAATCTAATAAGCAGTTCATATCGAGATAAACCTAACCAACATGCATCTGTGTCCGAACAAAAGATCCATGTTTTTTCCCGCTTTTCAAGAAAGAAATTGAATGAATAACAACAAAACAAGATAACTAGGGCCAAGTCCTACATAGCACTACTTTAAATTGTAGAGCGATACTTTGCATCACTAGTTGGTAGAACGGTACATCAAACTAGGGCATTTCTGTTAGTTACAATTCCTCTAATCCTCGTTGGCAGACTTGAAAGAACACTAGATTTGGCAGATAATTGTTCCTAGGGCTCTTTGCCTGGCAAAAATAGAGATAAGTAGCACAGCTCTATGAGCACATAGCGTACAAAATGCactaattttacaaataaagcTTCCTTGTGAGGTTCGCTAATTACTTCTAAGATTAACCATGGAGAGTTCAAAGTTGCAAAATTTACCTACTCAAATTAAGAATATTTCCATCTTCCCCACCAAAAGGCAAACAAAGATGGATAATATTGTTGTACAAGACAATGGTTAATAGACCAACTAGATGAAAACTAAAACCACCATTAACCTTACATTACACGACTACTATATGACTACAATATGAATAGTGTAGAAAATGAAACGCTCATAGTTTAAAAGTGTAATCAAGCCCAAATAAAATGCAGAAGCAAAAGGAATGATAGAGTAAATTATTGAATCCATACCCTAATGAGCCTGTACTTGGGCTCATACTTCTTAGCGCTATCAACGGAATCGTAGATGAGCCCAAATCCCGTGGACTTTCCCCCACCGAAGTGAGTTCGGAACTTGAAGACGAAGATTGAGTTCGGGTCCTTCACTTCGTACAGCTTCGCCAGCTTCTCCTTCAACTCCGCCTTCATCAACAACAAATCGATCGATGATGAGATTCAAATTGAAGGGATAGGAAAGGGATGGAGGAAACGGATCACCTTGGAGACGTTCGCTCGCCCTGGATGGAGCACGTCGATGACCTAAAAAGGGAAAAAGTTGTTTTGGATCAGAGAAGAACTAGGGTTCTGAGGAGCAGGATTAGAGTTTTGCAAGCTTACGAATTGCTTCCGGGAGAGGAGGCGATTGGTCATGAACTTGCGAGTTCGGATCGTCACCGCCTTCGTATCCGCCATTGTtagcctcctcctcttcttcttcttcttcttcttcttcttcttcctagcAGAGGGGAGTGCGCGGCGAAAGcgaaaaaccctaaccctagcgagTGAGGTTCGGTTTCGAGCTTATATATGGGGCCGAAATTTTAAAGCGTTGAATTAGGCCGCGATGGGCTTATACGGGTCGGGTTACATTGCCGTTTTGGGCCTAACCTGTTATGCTTTAAGAATCGTGCTGGCATTTTTTAAATAACGAAACTTtatgttaataaataaatatagtatgTATTGATTCCTTTATTAGTAACGCTATTTTGTGGAGAAGTGCTGTGTGGGTTGAGTAACTGTAGAATGTACTgttcgacaaaaaaaaaaaaaaatcaaaaaagccACTAATAAcagttttattataatataactattattaaaatccaaaattggaTTCCCAGAAACTTAAGTGGTACGTTTCTGCttgaagccaaaaaaaaaaaaaagagaaaaaaagggtgctaaaataaagaaaagaaaaagaaaaaactcacTACAAAAATTGATAATGAGAAAGGAAACATGGTACCTCTTTATCAACATAAATAATTCCGCAACATTGCGAAGGATATATATTTTGTCAACATTTTGCTTATATTTTATACACACGCCCAACCTCAAAGAACAAGGACAATACAAAATTATACTCATTTATATACAAATACATGCCTTCTCATAACTGCCCTTAATAATGGCCCTAAATAGTACACATCAGTGAGATTCATCCCCTTATTTTCTTCATGATTATATTTAATTACggcaaaataaattaaaaatgttttCTACGATATTCTTGGAATTTGGAAGGGG
Protein-coding regions in this window:
- the LOC109718239 gene encoding 40S ribosomal protein S24-1 codes for the protein MADTKAVTIRTRKFMTNRLLSRKQFVIDVLHPGRANVSKAELKEKLAKLYEVKDPNSIFVFKFRTHFGGGKSTGFGLIYDSVDSAKKYEPKYRLIRNGLATKVEKSRKQMKERKNRAKKIRGVKKTKAGDAAKQGKKK